CCGCCGGGACGTCACCCTCGGCTACAGATCCGGCCTCGGCTCCCTGCTCGCCGCTTGCGCGGTCTGGACCTCCGGCACCGAGCAGCAGCGCGCCTCCACGGCCGCACTGCTGCTCGGCGGGGGCCGCATCGCGGGCGCACCCCAGAACGGCCCCGCCCGCGGCGAGATCGTGGCCCGCCCCACCACAGGGGGCTTCCGGCTCGACGGCCGCGGGGAAGGGATCATCGACGGGAACCGTGCCGATGCCTATGTCGTCCACGCCCGCACCGGCCCGGCCGGGACCCCGCACAGCGACTCCGTCCTGCTGCTCCGGGCCGGCCGCCCCGGGCTGCGGATCCTGCCCGGCCCTTTGGCCACCGGCCTGCGCGGCGCCCCCTGCCGCGCAGTCGAACTGACTGACTGCGCGGCACCGGACCGGGCGCTGATCGGCGGGGTGGGAGAGGGCGTGGCGCTCGGGCTGCGGAGCCGTCAGGTGGGTGACTGCCTCGTGCCCGGCCTGCTCGTGACGGCCTCGGGCACCGCCCTGCACTCCGCGGTCCGGGCGTCCTGCGAGGGACGGTCCGACGGGATCGCCCACCGCTGGCAGGGCCCTCTCGCCGGTGTCTTCGCCGACCTCCTCGCCTGCGACAGCCTGGCGACGGTGGCGATGCGCGCGCTGAGCCTGCTGCCCGACCGCGCCCAGGTGCCGGCCGCCGCGGCACGCTACCTCGTGCCGGGTGTGCTGCGTGAAAACCTGGAACAGCTCACCTCCGTGCTCGGTGCGCGCGGCCATGAGCGCGACAGCGCGCGGTACGGGATGCTCGGCAGGCTGATGCGCGACCTTCCGGCCGTCGCGCCCGCAACGAGTGCCGCCGACTGCCAGTCCGTCATCGCACCCCAGCTGCGGGAGCTCGCGGAGCGATCCTGGTTCGCCGAGGACATGCCGCCGCCTGGCCTGTTCCGGCTGTGCGCCGAACTACCCGCCTTCGACCACCGGTTGCTCACCGCCGTGAACAGGGGGGACTTCCTGGCGTCCACGCTTCTCGCCTCCGCCGCCCGGGTCGCCTCCGTCCGGGGCATCGGCGGTCAGATCGGCGTCCTCTCCGATCTGGCCGGTCTGTGCGTCGGTGAGCTGCGCGAACTGCGCGAGCGGCTCCTGGAGATGCCCGCGCCCGGTGCGGGGGAGTACCCCGTCGCCGCGTGGTGCGCCCTGACCGACCGGTACGCCCTGGTGGCCGCCGCCGCGGCTGTGCTCGGCGTCTGGGAGAGCCAGGACGGCAGCGACCCGTTCCTCGCCGCGCCCGCCTGGGCCGTGCTCGCGCTGATCCGCATCGTCGGACGGTTGGGTCTGCGGGCGCCCGAGCCACCGGCCGACGTGCTGGAGACGGTGCGGAACGAACTGGTCCGCCGCCAGCGCGGACACATCAGTTTCGACCTCCACGCCGCGGTGGCGACATGGTGATCCGGCAGCCGGAGCGGGGCGCAGAGCCAGCCGTCGGCGCCGCGCCCCTCACTCCTCCGATACGGCTCCGGGGACCACGTGGCCCCTGGCACGACGTCCGAGACGCGATGGAGCGCTCGGGCAACGTCACCGTGCTGACGACCTGGAGGGAGTGGCTGAGCACCGCGCTCACCCAACCCTCGCTGAAGCCGCTGCTCGGCCGGGACTGGCAGCGTTTCCAGCAGACGGCGACGCCGGTCGTCCGCTACCGGTTCGCCGCTTCCCGGCTCGCCCTCAAGTACACCGCGGCAGCAGTCCTGGGCACCGGGCCCGCCGAGCTCGACCTGTCCTACGCGCTCGACGGCCGTCCGTACCTGCGGGGACTCGGCACGCTGGAGGTCAGCCTCTCCCACGCGGAGGACCTGATCGCGGTGAGCCTGTGCCGCAGCGGCAGGATCGGGGTCGACACCGAGTCCACGACAGCGGGCGTCGACGCGGAGGCGCTGCGCGGTCACGCCTGCACGGCGCCCGAGCGCGAGCTGCTCGACCGGCTTCCCGAGGGGGAACGGGACGCCGAGCTGTTACGGCTGTGGACGCTGAAGGAGGCCTACACCAAGGCCCTCGGACAGGGGCTCAGGTTCGGGTTCACCGAGTTCGGCTTCGCACCGCACGCGGCGAGCGCGGGCGGCCTGCTTCGCACCCCCGACGGCACACCGGTGGACAGTCCCGAGTGGACGTTCGCCACCTGGCCGGAGCTCGGGGGACGCTACCTGGTCAGCGTGGCCTGCCAGAACCTCACGCCCGCCGTCCCTGCCGACCTCGCAGCCGCCTCCCTGCTCGCCCCGTCCGTCGTCGGCGCCCTCACCGAGGAGCTGGCCCGTGACCGGTCACCCAGAGGCGGCGAAGACCTCGTGGAACGCCGCTCGGCGGACCGCGCCCGCGTGGCCGTATCCGACGGACCACGCTCTCACCGAACCCGAAACCTTGGAGTGTCATGTCCCGACGTCTGTTCACCTCGGAGTCCGTGACCGAGGGGCATCCCGACAAGATCGCCGACCGGATCAGCGACACGATCCTCGACGCCCTCCTCGACCAGGACCCCACGTCCCGCGTCGCCATCGAGACCCTGATCACCACCGGTCAGGTCCATGTCGCCGGCGAGGTCACCACCACGGCGTACGCGCCGATAGCCGAGCTGGTGCGCGGCGCCATCCTCGACATCGGCTACGACTCCTCCGTGAAGGGCTTCGACGGTGCCTCCTGCGGAGTGTCGGTGTCCATCGGCGCGCAGTCGCCGGACATCGCGCAGGGCGTCGCGGCCGCCTACGAGTCCCGCGTCGAGGGCGCGGGCGACGAGCTGGACACGCAGGGTGCCGGTGACCAGGGCCTGATGTTCGGCTACGCGTGCGACGACACGGCCGAGCTGATGCCCCTGCCGATCGCGCTGGCGCACCGCCTCTCGCACCGCCTGACCGAGGTCCGCAAGAACGGCACCGTGCCCTACCTGCGCCCCGACGGAAAGACCCAGGTCACCATCGAATACGCCGGGGACCGCCCGGTTCGTCTCGACACCGTCGTCGTCTCCTCGCAGCACGCCGCCGACATTTCCCTGGAGGGCCTGCTCGCCCCCGACATCCGCGAGCACGTCGTCGAGTACGTCCTCAAGGAACTCGCCGAGCAGGGCGCGAGCCTGGAGACCGACGGCCACCGCCTCCTGGTCAACCCCACCGGGCGCTTCGAGATCGGCGGTCCGATGGGCGACGCCGGACTCACCGGCCGCAAGATCATCATTGACACGTACGGCGGCATGGCCCGCCACGGCGGCGGCGCCTTCTCCGGCAAGGACCCGTCCAAGGTCGACCGGTCGGCCGCCTACGCCATGCGCTGGGTCGCGAAGAACGTCGTCGCCGCCGGTCTCGCCCGCCGCTGCGAGGTCCAGGTCGCCTACGCGATCGGCAAGGCCGAGCCCGTCGGACTCTTCGTCGAGACCTTCGGCACGGGCATCCTGCCCGACGAGCGGATCCAGGAAGCCGTCACCGAAGTCTTCGACCTGCGCCCAGCCGCGATCATCCGCGACCTGGACCTCAAGCGGCCGATCTACGCCCAGACCGCGGCGTACGGCCACTTCGGCCGCGAGCTCCCCGACTTCACCTGGGAGCGCACCGACCGCGTGGGGCAGCTGAAGGCCGCGACGGGCCGTTGACCGACCGCGCCGTGCCACCCGGGCCCCCGCGCCCGGGTGGCACGGCTGCCCCCTCATGAGGAGGACCCGCACATGGCCCACCACCGGCGGATGAGGCTCTACTGTTTCGCGCACGCGGGAGCGGGGACCTCCTCGTTCCACGGCTGGGACGGCATCCTCGGACCGGACGTCGAGGTCGTCCCCCTCGCCCTGCCCGGCCGGGGCGAGAGGAGGGGCGAACCGCGGATCACGGACCGCGAGGCACTGCTCGCCGATCTCAGCAAGCGGTTCACCGACGCTCCTCCGGGGCCCTTCGCGCTGTACGGGCACAGCCTCGGCGCGATGATCGCCCACACGGTGACCTGCGCACTGCACGAGGCGGGACTGCCCGGGCCCTCGCTGCTGGCCGTCGGGGCCTGCCCGCCGCCCGCCACCAGGACCCCGCTCTCCGGCGCCCACCACGCCACGGACGCCGAACTGGTCCGGCTCCTCGGCGTCATGGGCGCCGTCCCGGAGGGCGCCCGGCCGGGCGGCTTCTGGTACCGGACCGCGCTCCCGGTGCTCCGCGACGACCTCGCCCTCGCCGACTCGCTGCGCGCCGCCGCCCGGCGACCGCTCGCGCCAGGACCACTGCCTGTACCCCTGCTCGTGGTGACCGGCGAGGACGACCCCATGGTCGGGCCGGACGCGGCAGCCGGCTGGGACCGGTGGACCGCGGGGCCGGTGACGCGGCGCACCCTGCCCGGCGACCACTACTTCGC
The window above is part of the Streptomyces canus genome. Proteins encoded here:
- a CDS encoding thioesterase II family protein, whose translation is MAHHRRMRLYCFAHAGAGTSSFHGWDGILGPDVEVVPLALPGRGERRGEPRITDREALLADLSKRFTDAPPGPFALYGHSLGAMIAHTVTCALHEAGLPGPSLLAVGACPPPATRTPLSGAHHATDAELVRLLGVMGAVPEGARPGGFWYRTALPVLRDDLALADSLRAAARRPLAPGPLPVPLLVVTGEDDPMVGPDAAAGWDRWTAGPVTRRTLPGDHYFAGRQELPRLLADACRAVGHAAAREGTPHCCSVPALAATDKV
- the metK gene encoding methionine adenosyltransferase, with translation MSRRLFTSESVTEGHPDKIADRISDTILDALLDQDPTSRVAIETLITTGQVHVAGEVTTTAYAPIAELVRGAILDIGYDSSVKGFDGASCGVSVSIGAQSPDIAQGVAAAYESRVEGAGDELDTQGAGDQGLMFGYACDDTAELMPLPIALAHRLSHRLTEVRKNGTVPYLRPDGKTQVTIEYAGDRPVRLDTVVVSSQHAADISLEGLLAPDIREHVVEYVLKELAEQGASLETDGHRLLVNPTGRFEIGGPMGDAGLTGRKIIIDTYGGMARHGGGAFSGKDPSKVDRSAAYAMRWVAKNVVAAGLARRCEVQVAYAIGKAEPVGLFVETFGTGILPDERIQEAVTEVFDLRPAAIIRDLDLKRPIYAQTAAYGHFGRELPDFTWERTDRVGQLKAATGR
- a CDS encoding 4'-phosphopantetheinyl transferase family protein, whose translation is MERSGNVTVLTTWREWLSTALTQPSLKPLLGRDWQRFQQTATPVVRYRFAASRLALKYTAAAVLGTGPAELDLSYALDGRPYLRGLGTLEVSLSHAEDLIAVSLCRSGRIGVDTESTTAGVDAEALRGHACTAPERELLDRLPEGERDAELLRLWTLKEAYTKALGQGLRFGFTEFGFAPHAASAGGLLRTPDGTPVDSPEWTFATWPELGGRYLVSVACQNLTPAVPADLAAASLLAPSVVGALTEELARDRSPRGGEDLVERRSADRARVAVSDGPRSHRTRNLGVSCPDVCSPRSP
- a CDS encoding acyl-CoA dehydrogenase family protein, giving the protein MTVGAETFAEHITRRPAATGDTAEATRRGAQLDALLGDPHAPANPHGLTNLLAADARHRPPGETEWLLARAGLGAEFVPVAHGGRLTRVDLLDRVLRPVSRRDVTLGYRSGLGSLLAACAVWTSGTEQQRASTAALLLGGGRIAGAPQNGPARGEIVARPTTGGFRLDGRGEGIIDGNRADAYVVHARTGPAGTPHSDSVLLLRAGRPGLRILPGPLATGLRGAPCRAVELTDCAAPDRALIGGVGEGVALGLRSRQVGDCLVPGLLVTASGTALHSAVRASCEGRSDGIAHRWQGPLAGVFADLLACDSLATVAMRALSLLPDRAQVPAAAARYLVPGVLRENLEQLTSVLGARGHERDSARYGMLGRLMRDLPAVAPATSAADCQSVIAPQLRELAERSWFAEDMPPPGLFRLCAELPAFDHRLLTAVNRGDFLASTLLASAARVASVRGIGGQIGVLSDLAGLCVGELRELRERLLEMPAPGAGEYPVAAWCALTDRYALVAAAAAVLGVWESQDGSDPFLAAPAWAVLALIRIVGRLGLRAPEPPADVLETVRNELVRRQRGHISFDLHAAVATW